In a single window of the Candidatus Nanosynbacter featherlites genome:
- a CDS encoding glycosyltransferase family A protein, whose amino-acid sequence MASNAQKYDITVFIPTYFGEDYLDDLLKMVFKQQIDKTYEVLIYDTSSTDKTPKIIKKYAKKHANLRYKTITKEEYGHGKTRAAAAHDAKGDIVVYLSQDATPAHKYWLYEMTKPFELSDRIIGVMGKQDPRPTTFPLLKREIMGVFNGFGPDFGTTLFYKDSFIKKQETYDKVAFYSDVNSAARRSYLTGELPYQDVPYAEDQLFGRDVINAGYMKAYASRGNVLHSNEFKLREYKMRMFDETMGLRRVGIDVPLPTISQITKMVIIGWIRDTLFTLRDKQYSRKRKLFYLVLNVFYNIEKWRGVRRAVLTKLDDHTAIDKYSLEHVEAKSKS is encoded by the coding sequence GTGGCTAGTAACGCACAAAAATACGACATCACTGTTTTTATCCCGACCTATTTTGGTGAGGACTATTTGGATGATCTATTGAAAATGGTGTTTAAGCAACAAATCGACAAAACCTATGAAGTGTTGATCTATGACACAAGCTCAACAGATAAGACGCCAAAGATCATTAAGAAATATGCTAAAAAACACGCGAACTTACGGTATAAAACTATCACAAAAGAGGAGTATGGTCACGGTAAGACGCGGGCAGCTGCCGCTCACGATGCAAAGGGTGATATTGTTGTCTATCTGTCACAAGATGCTACACCCGCTCATAAATACTGGTTGTACGAGATGACAAAGCCGTTTGAACTGTCAGACCGTATCATTGGGGTTATGGGAAAACAAGACCCAAGACCAACTACTTTTCCGTTATTGAAGCGCGAAATCATGGGCGTGTTCAATGGCTTTGGTCCTGATTTTGGAACAACATTGTTCTACAAAGATTCTTTTATCAAAAAACAGGAAACCTATGATAAAGTAGCGTTTTATTCTGATGTTAACTCAGCTGCTCGTCGCAGTTATTTGACTGGTGAATTGCCATACCAAGATGTTCCGTATGCCGAAGATCAATTGTTTGGCCGTGACGTCATCAATGCGGGTTATATGAAAGCCTATGCCTCCAGAGGTAATGTGTTGCATTCTAATGAATTCAAGCTGCGTGAATATAAAATGCGAATGTTTGATGAGACAATGGGACTGCGCCGTGTTGGTATTGACGTGCCGCTACCGACTATTTCTCAGATAACTAAAATGGTCATCATCGGGTGGATTCGCGACACGCTGTTTACTTTGCGCGATAAGCAATATTCACGGAAAAGAAAGCTATTCTATTTGGTGTTGAATGTTTTTTACAATATAGAAAAATGGCGCGGTGTACGTCGGGCAGTGTTGACGAAATTGGACGACCACACGGCGATTGATAAATATTCGTTGGAGCACGTTGAAGCAAAATCAAAAAGCTAG
- a CDS encoding glycosyltransferase family 4 protein, whose protein sequence is MSKLYKFYTYTRQNGLGQAVRKTQIYLSKKTAPAIKQPIEVMASIEDIMNADYINHPYKTPKKKSKKKSLKIGWVLSPISKGSGGQNTITRFARFLQEQGHDVTFYIYEGIHPQSPAEAKAILSESFNFDVNVKKVSQYTESDALIATGWETAYPVFNIDTKAHKFYFVQDFEPYFYGLGSKAVLAENTYKMNFYGITAGRWLTKKVSEYGMKADYFDFGADMNIYRLADKADKQKKICFYARPVTERRAFELGVIALDKFHKKHPEYTIEFFGWDVSNYQIPFPYVNRGILSHQDVADLYKESEACLVLSLTNVSLLPLELLAAGCIPVMNEGENNSLVLGENKYIHYAPASPIELANELCNVVEIKNINTYAKKASESVKDLSWDESYKKVERILIREVIGG, encoded by the coding sequence ATGAGTAAACTGTACAAATTCTACACCTACACTAGGCAAAATGGGTTAGGCCAAGCTGTCAGGAAAACTCAAATATATCTGTCAAAGAAGACTGCACCAGCTATCAAGCAGCCAATTGAGGTTATGGCCTCAATTGAGGATATCATGAACGCGGACTACATCAATCACCCGTACAAAACACCAAAGAAAAAGTCAAAAAAGAAGTCTTTGAAAATTGGTTGGGTATTGTCTCCTATTTCAAAAGGAAGTGGTGGACAAAACACCATCACTCGTTTTGCTCGATTCTTACAAGAACAGGGGCACGACGTAACTTTTTACATCTATGAAGGAATCCACCCACAATCACCAGCTGAAGCTAAGGCGATTTTGTCAGAGAGTTTCAACTTTGATGTCAACGTAAAAAAAGTGTCACAATACACTGAGTCTGACGCATTGATTGCTACTGGATGGGAAACGGCCTACCCAGTATTTAATATCGACACTAAAGCACACAAATTTTACTTTGTGCAGGATTTTGAACCGTACTTTTACGGTTTGGGATCAAAGGCAGTGTTGGCTGAAAATACGTACAAAATGAATTTTTACGGCATTACGGCTGGCCGTTGGCTGACAAAGAAAGTCAGCGAATATGGCATGAAGGCGGATTATTTTGACTTTGGTGCTGATATGAATATATATCGTTTGGCGGATAAAGCTGATAAGCAAAAGAAGATTTGTTTCTACGCACGTCCGGTAACCGAGCGCCGCGCTTTTGAGCTAGGTGTGATTGCGCTGGATAAATTCCACAAAAAACATCCAGAATACACTATCGAATTCTTTGGTTGGGATGTGTCGAATTATCAAATACCATTTCCATATGTCAACCGCGGCATCTTGTCTCACCAAGACGTGGCTGATTTGTACAAAGAATCTGAAGCATGTTTAGTGTTGTCGCTCACGAATGTGTCACTCCTACCACTGGAGCTGCTGGCGGCTGGCTGTATCCCAGTGATGAACGAAGGCGAGAACAACAGCTTGGTTTTGGGTGAAAACAAATACATCCACTACGCCCCGGCCTCACCGATTGAATTGGCTAATGAATTGTGTAATGTTGTTGAGATCAAAAATATCAATACTTATGCCAAAAAAGCTTCAGAAAGCGTCAAGGATTTGTCATGGGATGAGTCATACAAGAAGGTTGAGCGCATTCTGATTCGTGAGGTGATAGGTGGCTAG